A window of the Acidobacteriota bacterium genome harbors these coding sequences:
- a CDS encoding MipA/OmpV family protein: protein MRTKALLRVLFALLILTALPTFAQPERNPASPWYLQESGRWWDVEIFLGVELEPDYAGSDDSEIEPDAGVRALFRDAKGNRYILSLGEASAIFDLGPKTAFQVTFEYEEGRENENAALAEFDEVRDTLEAQLSLFRRFGNSWAGAVFQPDILDRGKGLVYFLALGHDRAIGERMLLSPRVDVSWGDSEHMFTEFGISAPVAEASGLAPYEPGGGLKSATLGTGLRYDFSRRWSLLADLEVEHYFGRAADSPLIRDEGSATTFEGAFGVLFRF from the coding sequence ATGAGAACGAAAGCCCTGCTGCGCGTCCTGTTCGCCCTGCTCATCCTCACCGCCCTGCCCACCTTCGCCCAGCCGGAACGCAATCCGGCGAGCCCCTGGTATCTCCAGGAGAGCGGTCGCTGGTGGGACGTCGAGATCTTCCTCGGGGTCGAATTGGAGCCCGATTATGCCGGCTCCGACGACAGCGAGATCGAGCCCGACGCCGGCGTTCGCGCACTCTTTCGCGACGCCAAGGGCAACCGCTACATCCTGTCCCTCGGCGAAGCCTCGGCAATTTTCGACCTCGGACCGAAGACCGCCTTCCAGGTGACCTTCGAGTACGAGGAGGGGCGTGAAAACGAGAACGCCGCCCTCGCCGAGTTCGACGAGGTTCGCGACACCCTCGAGGCCCAGCTTTCGCTCTTCCGCCGCTTCGGCAACAGCTGGGCGGGCGCGGTCTTTCAGCCGGACATCCTGGACCGCGGCAAGGGCCTGGTCTACTTTTTGGCTCTCGGCCACGACCGGGCGATCGGCGAGCGCATGCTGTTGAGTCCGCGGGTCGACGTCAGCTGGGGCGACAGCGAGCACATGTTCACCGAGTTCGGCATCTCCGCACCGGTCGCCGAAGCTTCCGGACTGGCGCCCTACGAGCCCGGCGGCGGCCTCAAGTCGGCGACCCTCGGAACCGGCCTACGCTATGATTTTTCAAGACGTTGGAGCCTGCTCGCGGATCTCGAGGTGGAGCACTACTTTGGCCGCGCCGCGGACAGCCCGCTGATCCGCGACGAAGGCTCCGCCACCACCTTCGAAGGAGCCTTCGGCGTGCTCTTCCGCTTCTGA
- a CDS encoding LysR family transcriptional regulator — protein sequence MEINQLKLFLAVYRRRSFTRVAEDRGLDPSTVSRAIATLESELGFSLFDRTTRKMTATEAGQVYFRRLDPLIDDLENAAELAGGSRLEPRGELRLLAPVSFSQLNLLPLLPDFLATYPGLRLDLQLSDATPDLVEHGIDVALRLGPLSDSSYLARRLAVMRSHVCASPSYLERRGKPPTPAELAEHDCLLLDMPGFGNRWRFRETRGRELHVDVEGPLKTSNAIALKQCALGGAGIILQGDWIIGRELAEGSLIDLFPDLEATASYFDNAIWTLRPRRAHEPAKVRAFLDFLHRAFAAGAPWASGGEQAP from the coding sequence ATGGAGATCAACCAGCTCAAGCTGTTTCTGGCCGTTTATCGGCGTCGCAGCTTCACCCGAGTGGCCGAAGACCGTGGTCTCGACCCCTCGACCGTCTCCCGGGCCATCGCCACTCTCGAGTCGGAGCTCGGCTTCAGCCTGTTCGATCGCACGACGCGGAAGATGACCGCGACGGAGGCCGGCCAGGTCTACTTTCGGCGTCTCGATCCCTTGATCGATGATCTCGAAAACGCCGCCGAGCTCGCCGGTGGAAGTCGCCTGGAGCCGCGCGGCGAGCTGCGCCTCCTGGCCCCGGTGAGCTTCTCTCAGCTCAATCTTCTGCCCCTGCTTCCGGATTTTCTCGCCACTTACCCCGGCCTGCGCCTCGACCTCCAGCTCAGCGATGCCACCCCCGACCTGGTGGAGCACGGCATCGACGTCGCTCTGCGCCTCGGGCCGTTGTCCGATTCGAGCTATCTCGCCCGACGTCTGGCGGTGATGCGCTCGCACGTCTGCGCCAGCCCGTCCTACCTCGAGCGCCGGGGGAAGCCACCGACGCCAGCAGAGCTGGCGGAGCACGATTGCCTGCTCCTCGACATGCCTGGTTTCGGCAACCGCTGGCGCTTTCGGGAGACCCGCGGCAGAGAGCTCCACGTCGACGTCGAAGGACCGCTCAAGACCTCCAATGCCATCGCTCTCAAACAGTGCGCCCTCGGCGGCGCCGGCATCATCCTGCAGGGCGACTGGATCATCGGCCGCGAGCTCGCCGAGGGCAGCCTGATCGACCTTTTCCCCGATCTCGAGGCCACCGCAAGCTACTTCGACAACGCCATTTGGACCCTGCGTCCTCGTCGCGCCCACGAGCCGGCGAAGGTGCGAGCATTCCTCGACTTCTTGCATCGGGCCTTTGCAGCCGGAGCGCCCTGGGCGAGCGGCGGAGAGCAAGCGCCGTGA
- a CDS encoding NAD(P)-dependent oxidoreductase, protein MPLKAERRTMTKQEKVGLLGLGAMGARLARRLLEAGHRVTVWNRSPGPEEELLGLGAEAAKTPSEAARGAAFVLSMVRDDAASRAVWQGPEGALRSLAPGALAVELSTLTPTWTRRLAMAVQDVGGVFVESPVVGSRPQAEGGQLVALAAGPRDGVDRLRPLLAACCGRIFFLGEAGLGATAKLAVNAFFAVQVAAAGELVSFLRAGGIEDERWLDLIGQLPVVAPPLAASFGAMARREFAPQFPVELVAKDLGYFVAAADGAARSSPVRAAAALYRQAIEQGLGDLNLTAIVEIFQGAEATMGEAAVSEDRTVGGRMP, encoded by the coding sequence GTGCCGCTCAAAGCCGAAAGGAGAACCATGACGAAGCAAGAAAAGGTTGGACTGCTCGGTCTCGGAGCGATGGGTGCGCGGCTGGCGCGGCGACTTCTGGAGGCTGGGCACCGGGTAACCGTCTGGAACCGCTCACCGGGCCCGGAGGAGGAGCTCCTCGGTCTCGGAGCCGAGGCAGCGAAGACCCCGTCGGAAGCGGCGCGCGGGGCCGCCTTCGTGCTCTCGATGGTGCGTGACGATGCCGCCTCACGAGCGGTTTGGCAGGGACCCGAGGGGGCACTCCGGAGCCTTGCGCCAGGAGCCCTGGCGGTCGAGCTCAGCACCTTGACGCCGACCTGGACCCGGCGCTTGGCGATGGCGGTGCAGGACGTCGGTGGGGTCTTCGTCGAGTCGCCCGTGGTGGGCTCCCGGCCGCAGGCCGAGGGCGGTCAGCTCGTGGCCTTGGCGGCCGGGCCGAGGGATGGCGTCGATCGGCTACGACCGCTGCTCGCGGCCTGCTGTGGCCGGATCTTCTTTCTCGGTGAGGCCGGCCTCGGTGCGACCGCCAAGCTGGCCGTCAATGCCTTCTTCGCGGTTCAGGTGGCGGCGGCCGGCGAGCTGGTGTCCTTTCTGCGAGCCGGTGGCATCGAAGACGAGCGCTGGCTCGACCTGATCGGCCAACTGCCGGTCGTGGCGCCGCCGCTGGCGGCGTCCTTCGGCGCCATGGCTCGGCGGGAGTTCGCCCCCCAGTTTCCGGTCGAGCTGGTGGCCAAGGACCTGGGCTATTTCGTGGCGGCCGCCGATGGCGCAGCGCGGTCGTCGCCGGTGAGGGCGGCGGCGGCTCTCTATCGCCAGGCCATCGAGCAGGGGCTCGGGGACCTCAACCTCACCGCCATCGTCGAGATCTTCCAAGGGGCGGAAGCCACGATGGGGGAGGCTGCGGTGTCCGAAGACCGAACGGTCGGTGGTCGGATGCCATAG
- a CDS encoding ADOP family duplicated permease — translation MKRPASRTDADFAAEVEAHLELEIEQLIAEGMDPEAARHQARRSFGNVTRTQERFYESSRWMWLDHLVRDLRFALRQMKRSPISTATIVCSLALGLGACTAMFSILRPLMLQDLPFEQPNRLVWIENVGGEGMSSVTSRTSNLRDFRALARSFDGMTGFNAFFEYGSYNLVGAGDPIRLVGVGVAADFLNVLGVTPLHGRSFTDEEGQDGGPPAIILSHGFWQSQFAGDPTIVDRAINLDGEPVSVVGVLPPSFEFASFFSPRSRVDFLTPLAISDRTDAWGNLLSIIARLAPGATIASAQQDLDGVIASLEEADPERWGLGAKVRGLQSTIAAPYRSALLLLAAAAGAVLLIVCLNISNMLLARGPRRSAEMAVRSALGAPRRRLLRQLLIESVVLSLTGTLLGALFAFAVTGFVSRTRGLEIPLLNDMTVDGGALLFATLLALGVGVLVGIVPALQLSRAGHRTNLRGSRQRMSASRQSTAWREALVVAEVAVACILLVFGGLLVRSFQKVLEVDPGFVSEGVVTWNLDPGRVFVDRAEAVTYYERIITAIETLPGVEAVGLTDAVPLGRNRTWGITAPGQTYADDLPDITVFPHLVDHRYLDTVQVELVAGRRFDSRDGLGSPGTILLNEATAAVLYQGEEVLGRTANFGDEEFEIIGVVANTRHRSLEVESDLEAYFPITQIGSLGALDMVVRSSLPAETLAAAVIPAIHRVDPTIPANEYRSLTGQIERWMSPRRFTLQVLMAFAAIALLLAALGIYGVLSYSVTERRPEIGIRMALGESARRVLQRVVLRTLTLAAIGLAVGLVASLLISRWFSSLLYGMEATDPKTLAAMGLTLLVVAALAGLIPALRAARTKASSVLWAG, via the coding sequence GTGAAGCGCCCCGCCAGCCGCACCGACGCCGACTTCGCCGCCGAGGTCGAAGCCCACCTCGAGCTCGAGATCGAGCAGCTCATCGCCGAGGGCATGGACCCCGAGGCAGCCCGCCATCAGGCGCGACGGAGCTTTGGCAACGTCACCCGAACCCAGGAGCGGTTCTACGAATCGAGCCGCTGGATGTGGCTCGACCACCTGGTGCGCGACCTGCGATTCGCCCTGCGGCAGATGAAGCGCTCGCCGATCTCGACGGCGACCATCGTCTGCTCCCTCGCCCTCGGCCTCGGCGCCTGCACCGCCATGTTCAGCATTCTGCGTCCCCTGATGCTGCAAGACCTGCCCTTCGAGCAGCCGAATCGCCTGGTCTGGATCGAGAACGTCGGCGGCGAAGGCATGTCGTCGGTGACTTCGCGGACCTCGAATCTGCGCGATTTCCGGGCCCTCGCTCGATCCTTCGACGGCATGACCGGCTTCAATGCCTTCTTCGAGTACGGCAGCTACAACCTGGTGGGTGCCGGGGACCCCATTCGCCTGGTCGGGGTCGGCGTCGCGGCCGACTTTCTCAACGTGCTCGGCGTCACACCGCTGCACGGACGGAGCTTCACCGACGAAGAAGGACAGGATGGAGGACCGCCGGCGATCATCCTGTCCCACGGCTTCTGGCAAAGCCAGTTCGCCGGCGACCCCACCATCGTCGATCGCGCGATCAACCTCGATGGCGAACCGGTGTCGGTGGTGGGAGTCCTGCCGCCATCCTTCGAATTTGCGTCCTTCTTCTCACCCCGTTCGCGGGTCGACTTTCTGACCCCCCTGGCGATCAGCGATCGGACCGACGCCTGGGGCAACCTGCTGTCGATCATCGCCCGCCTCGCCCCCGGCGCCACCATCGCCAGCGCCCAACAGGACCTCGACGGGGTGATCGCCAGTCTCGAGGAGGCGGATCCCGAGCGCTGGGGGCTGGGTGCCAAGGTGCGCGGCCTGCAGAGCACCATTGCGGCGCCCTATCGCTCTGCCCTCTTGCTGCTCGCCGCCGCCGCCGGGGCGGTACTGCTGATCGTCTGCCTCAACATCTCGAACATGCTGCTCGCCCGCGGTCCCCGACGCAGCGCCGAGATGGCGGTGCGCAGCGCCCTCGGAGCACCGCGCCGGCGCTTGTTGCGCCAGCTCTTGATCGAGAGCGTCGTGCTCTCTCTGACCGGAACGCTCCTCGGGGCCCTCTTCGCCTTCGCCGTCACCGGTTTCGTGTCTCGCACCCGGGGGCTCGAGATTCCCCTCCTCAACGACATGACCGTCGACGGCGGCGCCCTGCTCTTCGCCACCCTCCTGGCCCTCGGAGTCGGTGTCCTGGTCGGCATCGTGCCGGCCCTGCAGCTCTCCCGGGCCGGCCACCGCACCAACCTGCGCGGCTCCCGCCAGCGGATGAGCGCCAGCCGCCAGAGCACGGCCTGGCGCGAAGCCCTGGTGGTCGCCGAGGTCGCCGTGGCCTGCATCCTGCTGGTCTTCGGCGGACTGCTGGTGCGCAGCTTCCAGAAGGTTCTCGAGGTCGACCCCGGCTTCGTGTCCGAAGGCGTCGTCACCTGGAATCTCGATCCGGGCAGGGTTTTCGTCGATCGCGCCGAGGCGGTGACCTATTACGAACGGATCATCACCGCGATCGAAACGCTACCGGGGGTCGAAGCGGTCGGCTTGACCGATGCCGTGCCCCTCGGGCGCAACCGCACCTGGGGCATCACTGCCCCGGGCCAGACCTATGCCGACGACCTCCCCGACATCACCGTCTTTCCGCACCTCGTCGACCATCGCTACCTCGATACGGTCCAGGTCGAGCTCGTCGCCGGTCGCCGCTTCGACAGCCGGGACGGCCTCGGAAGTCCCGGCACCATCCTGCTCAACGAGGCGACCGCCGCGGTGCTCTATCAGGGCGAGGAGGTCCTCGGCCGGACCGCCAACTTCGGGGACGAAGAGTTCGAGATCATCGGCGTGGTGGCCAATACGCGCCACCGATCGCTGGAGGTCGAAAGCGATCTCGAGGCCTACTTCCCGATCACCCAGATCGGCAGCCTCGGCGCCCTCGACATGGTGGTTCGCTCGTCCCTGCCGGCGGAAACCCTGGCGGCGGCCGTCATTCCCGCCATCCATCGCGTCGATCCCACCATCCCAGCCAACGAGTACCGCTCGTTGACCGGCCAGATCGAGCGCTGGATGTCGCCCCGCCGCTTCACCCTCCAGGTACTGATGGCGTTCGCTGCCATCGCGCTCCTCTTGGCGGCCTTGGGAATCTACGGCGTGCTGTCCTACTCGGTGACCGAGAGGAGGCCCGAGATCGGCATTCGGATGGCCCTTGGAGAGTCCGCTCGCAGAGTTCTGCAGCGGGTCGTACTCCGCACCCTGACCCTGGCCGCCATCGGCCTCGCCGTCGGCCTCGTGGCCTCACTGCTGATCTCCCGCTGGTTCTCATCGCTGCTCTACGGCATGGAGGCGACGGACCCCAAAACCCTGGCCGCGATGGGACTCACTCTGCTGGTGGTAGCTGCCCTCGCCGGCCTGATTCCGGCCCTGCGAGCAGCGCGCACCAAGGCCTCGTCGGTCCTCTGGGCAGGCTGA
- a CDS encoding PadR family transcriptional regulator, which produces MSTQERNAPDRIALLQGTLDLLILRTLVFGAQHGQGIARAIQQTSGDVLLVDHGSLYPALQRLEKKRWIQAEWGVSSNNRRARFYELTTAGREAMVRETRQWTRLVTAMSRVLGLEATGSRP; this is translated from the coding sequence ATGTCTACCCAAGAGAGAAACGCTCCCGATCGCATCGCCCTGCTCCAGGGCACCCTCGACCTGCTGATCCTGCGTACCCTGGTGTTTGGAGCGCAGCACGGTCAGGGCATCGCCCGCGCCATTCAACAGACCTCCGGCGATGTCCTGCTGGTCGACCACGGCTCCCTCTACCCGGCCCTTCAGAGGCTCGAGAAGAAGCGCTGGATTCAGGCCGAATGGGGGGTGAGCTCGAACAATCGGCGAGCCCGTTTCTACGAGCTCACCACGGCTGGCCGCGAAGCGATGGTCCGCGAGACCCGCCAGTGGACCCGGCTGGTGACGGCGATGAGCCGGGTGCTCGGCCTCGAAGCCACCGGGAGCCGGCCGTGA